The genome window TTCAAGGGGAAGagagttttttttattacatttgTTGTATTCTGATGTAGGGACTCCATCTCTGCGGAtttccaaaatattaatataaactcGACATAATTCATTTAAGCAAAATGTTTGTATATCATTTTGTATCGATATACACGTTGcataacttatttactttttaGTTAGAGGTGTGAAATAGATTGttgtaagatatatatatatatatttttatttatgagttCAAGTTATAGTTGTCATAGTAAAAATTCTGGTCAGTAGTACGAATAATTGTAAGgatgtatttattaaaattatatatttcaaacgTGAAATATAtctgtaaatttttttaaatgcttttacacaaaataaaaaaagcAGACGATGGTCATCGGAGCTGACTAAATTGTAATAATAAGAAAAACCAGTTGAAGTGCGTCGTCAAGATTCATTtcttcactctcttcatctgtatactcagaaagttctttcggaacagttcTATGAGGTATAAACataccatcctcttcgtgtgctaatatgacgttcATCGGAGTCGTAACAACCTTGGTTAATATCCCAacatattttctgttggcggtgcggaggaacaacaacatatgtctcttccataggccaaagtgctTCTttctgaacggtgggattttaatgctactgatcttttgtgtactcatgtttaaggatttgaagtgaatagtgtttggatgagatttggatttttgaaagaaaaatattttaaatcagaattaatttttggaataaaattaattcgaataaaaaatatttggacgttacagagtgtgtataggatctaatacggtAAATtagtatcaaccgctctgatgccaattgttaggtcctgagacgattgtagaagggggggcggggttgaatacaatcgccAGAAAATAATCGCGGCAGAATAATCTAATTCGTGTTTAACTTGataatcacattttaattaattaatataacaatgtgtaagtcgttatataattaataaggttcagttttaatgtccattAAAGTTCGtggaataaattcgacaggatgtattttaacatagtgattaaaacaaccaagTGATtaaagcacaggaaactgtggatttaacgaatagcaagttacaaacaacttgaaagtttaagTGATGAGATGTGTGAGTCTAAGTGAGATATTTTATCGTAACGGGTGGTCAGTTTAATATAAAACCCTGAGCAAATTGTTATAATTAGTACAAAtactaatttattaataatattataaagacaCATACCTTTGagttatttttaatcaaaatcaaaactcttgattttattaattattaaacaattttaatgagAGTTCGCAAAGCTCAGAcataatttctaaatttttagtaatatattaaaaatttactattcaCAATTTCACACCGCCTCcgcattattatttatataaatggcaggatataaaatataataggaATGTCGGGGTATACCAGCGGGTACCAGACAAGAAaggaagaaaacaaaaataaagcTAGCGGCCCTATAAATACTACCTTAACATAGGAGGTACATTACTATAAAATCATTACACCACTCTTCCTTTGTTTCCGCTCATCGCTTTTCACCTTCCCAATAAAATACCCCAAAAGAAACAGTCTAGCTATATTAACTTACAATGGGCGCCTGCGCAACCAAGCCAAAGGCTGACGCTACTGATGCTCCGGCGCCGTTGCCGGAGAAAGATGAGGTTGTTAGTAAGGAGCTTACTGTCGCTGCCACCGTCGTTGAGACCAAGGAAGTTGTTTATGCTGCTGACAACTCACGCTCTCTCAGTAATCTCCTCAATGAGGTAATTTCATTAATCAATAACAATGACCCGAGATTATCTTATTTTTCAAGAATAAGTTACTTACTCGAGAAGGAACTTTTTTCTTCAATGATGAATAATATGTTACTaaatgtaaattataattatattggttatttttttaatagtttttgATTAACTGCGAGCTTTGGTGTTGATGTTACATGTAAGTATTATTTGTTACTATATTTTTGTCTCGTTCAATTGTATACATGTTTTGTTTAAGATTTAATCCTCatttttaatatgaatataaagtCTATTATCATAgtttattttcagttttttgcttttttttatataaaagtttagatataaactttttatttagaaaaaaaattaataaaatttatgaaacaataaTTTAATGAGCAATTTTGTACCTGGTCCCCGTCCCCCGGTGTATACTTCGCGCTGGGAGCACGGTGTATACTTCGTGCTGGGAGGGAACAGTGATGTGAAAACAAATGGTAAGATGCCTACAGATACCTTACTGATTAGTACAAATTTACTCGACCAATCAAGGCGTTCTAGATAGACAGTAGGATTAGGGAATCCAATGGTCTTgggtaaaagaaaatataaagttGAACGTGTGACCCCAGAGTAATCAGTAATCACTACTCACTTTAGTTTGTGTTTACTTACCAATTTTATTAGCTTTACAGCACTCTTGTAAGAAAGAGTTATGGTGGGAGCAATATTTTTACCGAAAAaaacatttttctttctttctttcctaTTGAAACATGCTGAATGGGAGGTGGTTTTGCTTTGCGCTAAATTTCTGAATCATATTCCACACATTTGTTTCGATGTAAACAAGACATCCTTCGATAAATTTGTGTACCAGTTACTGTCGGTTTCAATGTGGCTTAGGTTATATGCATTGTGATTTTTTTGGCTATGTTGGTGTCTgaattttcttgtttttaacATCCCTGTAGCTTAAATAGTCAAAGTATGTTGTGAAGTCATGGCCCCTTTAGTATTGAATATGTCGTGCCGGCAGAGCGGCACCTAAGTCCTAACGGCTTTGCTGTAATGTGTTTAAAGCAATGAGACAAGTTGACCTGTCTGATGATGCCAGGGACCAGTGACacctatttattttattttaaattagttgtcaatttagttaattttatgGTTGCCCTGTATACTTGCATATTTTAGGATACTTGTCCAAGTTGCTTAGTCTTATATGTTGTCTCCACTGTCCTGTTGGCATCACACACCAGTCTAAAGATTCTTATTCCTCCGTTATATTTTCTCATCACCTAGTAATCTTGTTTTTTAGCAAGATCTAAATGATTGTATAGTATTATAGGGTTCTGTGTTTTGCAAATGGATTAATTTTGTACATATGTCAAAAACCATGTTGGATATTTGTCTTGCTCTAGCAGAGTATGCTATTTAGCAAGTGTTTTCTTAAAACAATTAGGTTGTGCATGATATAGATATCTATGCAATCATCACTGCGATCATTACAGATgtgaagttaaaaaaatttatatttcactCGGGCCTCTATATGACATTATATCTTTTTTATGCAAGGAGTggttataattttacaattttagaaGAAATTTAGAAGATCCTTTATAGAGATaccttggatttttttttttgaaatgggACTGAACTGAATACCAGGTTGAGGACTTTGTTCATAATTCTTTCCCATCTCAGATAGTCTTTAATCCAAAATCTTGTGTCCGGCATTCCAGATAAATATTATGCTCTTTTAGTCTTTAAATGTGTCAATCTCTTTTGCTTGTGTTAGAGTGAAGACGTGAAAGTCTCCTCTGAAAATGATAAAATTCAGCCAGAGCTGGTGAAAGAGGAGGCATGTGAAGCTGAAAAAGATACCAAAATATCTGAAATATCACTAGAAACAACTTCAACACCAACTGTTGATGCTCCAGCTGAACTCGAAGCAGAAAAAGCAATTGAGGTTGAAGCAGCTCCTGAGAAAACTGAAATTTTGGTAGAGAAAGCAATACCTGTAGTCAATGTTCCTTCTAAGGTGGAGACTGAAGAATCGACACCTATCGTATGTGCTGTCTCTGAGAATGGAGCAGACAAAGAAATTGAGGCAGCATCAGCTACCGAGCTCCAGGAAACAGAGGCAGTTGAGGAGAAGAAGATTGAAGAGCATGACAAAGCTGTCAAAACTCCAATATCCGAATCAATTGAAGTTGAGTCTGCAGGAGAAAAAACTGAACTTGTGGAAGAAAAAGCATTTGTTCCTCT of Daucus carota subsp. sativus chromosome 3, DH1 v3.0, whole genome shotgun sequence contains these proteins:
- the LOC108210981 gene encoding uncharacterized protein LOC108210981 produces the protein MGACATKPKADATDAPAPLPEKDEVVSKELTVAATVVETKEVVYAADNSRSLSNLLNESEDVKVSSENDKIQPELVKEEACEAEKDTKISEISLETTSTPTVDAPAELEAEKAIEVEAAPEKTEILVEKAIPVVNVPSKVETEESTPIVCAVSENGADKEIEAASATELQETEAVEEKKIEEHDKAVKTPISESIEVESAGEKTELVEEKAFVPLETSASEILITKAAEETKIEEEKAITEEKNTESEACAENVKP